One window of Vanessa atalanta chromosome 9, ilVanAtal1.2, whole genome shotgun sequence genomic DNA carries:
- the LOC125066222 gene encoding kelch domain-containing protein 3, translating into MRWTVHIEGGPRRVNHAAVCIGDKIFSFGGYCSTEEYKDWEPIPVHILDTTTLRWAAINYKKNEVVPFQRYGHTAVAYGHKVYMWGGRNNAVACETLSCFDTKKLEWSTPSVTGMVPYAKDGHSACVIRNKMYIFGGFEYLTDQYSQDVHCLDLDTMQWRFINTQGTPPSHRDFHTAVAYNDRMYIFGGRGDLNSPYNSEEEIYCPQVYYLDTVSETWVNVNASGSWPEARRSHSAWLYKDFMYIFGGLNAKTKTHFNDLYRYSINGNYWEYLNVRGVGPCKRRRQACLIFKEKVYLFGGTSPCSHNNNNNNRPVDDAEDNHERLIDNSDLHVLDYAPTLKTLSILCVLEKNLDQSSLPRDILIDIRTMTLPNRISRPINQAG; encoded by the exons ATGAGGTGGACGGTACACATTGAAGGTGGACCAAGACGGGTTAATCACGCAGCAGTGTGTATCGGagacaaaatattttccttcGGTGGATATTGTTCAACCGAAGAGTACAAAGATTGGGAACCCATTCCAGTCCACATTTTAGACACAACAACATTAAGATGGGCAGCCATcaactacaaaaaaaatgaagttGTTCCTTTCCAAAGGTATGGCCATACCGCAGTTGCATATGGACACAAG gtATATATGTGGGGCGGAAGAAACAATGCTGTAGCTTGTGAAACTTTATCTTGTTTTGACACAAAAAAATTAGAATGGAGTACACCCTCGGTGACTGGTATGGTGCCTTATGCAAAAGACGGACATTCAGCTTGTGTGATTAGAAACAAGATGTATATCTTTGGAGGTTTTGAATATCTGACTGATCAGTATTCGCAGGATGTTCATTGTTTAGACTTAGACACTATGCAATGGAGGTTTATCAACACTCAAGGTACACCACCTTCTCACAGAGACTTTCACACAGCAGTGGCATATAATGATAGAATGTACATCTTTGGAGGCAGAGGTGACTTGAACAGTCCATATAACTCTGAAGAGGAAATATATTGTCCCcaagtttattatttagatacagTGTCTGAAACTTGGGTAAATGTAAATGCTAGTGGATCCTGGCCCGAAGCAAGGCGCAGCCATTCTGCTT ggctatataaagattttatgtacatatttggtGGATTGAATGCTAAAACAAAGACACACTTCAATGATCTTTACCGATATTCCATAAATGGAAATTATTGGGAATACCTTAATGTGCGTGGTGTAGGACCTTGCaaaagaagacgacaagcttgtcttatttttaaggaaaaagtttatttatttggagGAACAAG TCCTTGTTcccataataataacaataataacagaCCAGTAGACGATGCTGAAGATAATCATGAGAGACTGATAGACAATAGTGATCTCCATGTATTAGATTATGCACCAACATTGAAAACCCTGAGCATTCTCTGTGTCTTGGAAAAGAATTTGGATCAATCATCACTCCCACGAGATATTCT AATTGATATAAGAACAATGACATTACCAAACAGGATCAGCAGGCCCATTAATCAAGCAGGTTAA
- the LOC125066220 gene encoding DDB1- and CUL4-associated factor 13 has protein sequence MSNKVKIKVISRNPEDYLRATKRDIHKIPRNYDPNLHPLEGPREYVRALNAVKLERVFAKPFIGNLDGHTDGVSTLAKHPSRLAVLASGAFDGEIRLWDLASRKCTRDFVAHEGWVRAISYVPNGQQFISVGDDKTIKTWKAEVKDESDEDPVNTLLSMSVVSGISHHRSKPIFATCGEHCQLWENTRSEPIKVFKWGVDSLHHVAFNQVESNLLASCASDRSVILYDFRESGPLRKVVMELRSNALSWNPMEAFIFTVANEDYNLYTFDVRKLKQPVNVHMDHTSAVIDVDYSPTGREFVSGSYDKTVRIFESLKGHSRDVYHTKRMQRLTSVKWSLDNKYILTGSDEMNIRMWKAKASEKLGILKPRERTALNYADALKDKFSGHPQVKRIARHRHVPKHIINAQKEIKTIKEKNKRKEANRRAHSKPGAVPFVVERKKHVVKEDE, from the exons ATGTctaacaaagtaaaaataaaagtaattagtcGAAACCCAGAAGATTATTTACGAGCAACAAAAAGAGATAtccataaaa TACCCAGAAATTATGATCCTAATTTGCATCCACTAGAAGGGCCTCGAGAATATGTTCGCGCTTTAAATGCGGTTAAGCTTGAAAGAGTGTTTGCAAAACCATTTATTGGTAATCTAGATGGACACACAGACGGTGTCTCTACTTTGGCAAAACATCCAAGTCGATTAGCAGTATTAGCTAGTGGGGCGTTTGACGGCGAAATTAGATTATGGGATTTGGCCAGTCGAAAGTGTACTAGAGATTTTGTTGCACATGAAGGCTGGGTCCGTGCTATTTCTTATGTTCCAAATGGACAGCAATTCATCAGTGTTGGTGatgataaaacaattaaaacttgGAAGGCAGAAGTTAAAGATGAAAGTGATGAAGATCCTGTCAATACATTACTGAGTATGTCAGTTGTGTCTGGCATCTCACATCATAGGTCTAAACCAATTTTTGCAACATGTGGAGAGCATTGTCAACTGTGGGAGAATACAAGGAGTGAACCTATTAAAGTTTTCAAGTGGGGAGTAGATAGTCTACATCATGTGGCTTTTAATCAG GTAGAATCTAATCTCTTAGCATCATGTGCAAGTGACAGAAGTGTCATATTGTACGATTTCCGTGAGTCTGGTCCACTGAGAAAAGTTGTAATGGAATTGAGATCAAATGCGCTCTCCTGGAACCCAATGGAAGCCTTTATATTCACTGTAGCAAATGAAGATTACAA CTTATACACATTTgatgtaagaaaattaaaacaaccTGTTAATGTGCACATGGACCATACATCTGCTGTTATAGATGTAGATTATTCACCAACTGGTAGGGAATTTGTGTCAGGTAGCTACGACAAAACAGTAAGAATATTTGAGAGCCTTAAAGGTCATTCAAGAGACGTATACCACACCAAGAGAATGCAAAGATTGACTTCTGTGAAATGGTctttagataataaatacatattaactgGATCAGATGAAATGAATATAAGAATGTGGAAAGCTAAGGCATCAGAAAAGCTTGGAATT CTAAAACCAAGGGAACGCACAGCACTCAATTATGCAGATGCATTGAAAGATAAATTTAGTGGGCACCCACAAGTAAAGAGAATAGCACGTCACAGACATGTgccaaaacatattattaatgcccaaaaagaaattaaaactattaaagagAAAAACAAACGTAAGGAGGCTAATCGAAGAGCACATAGCAAACCAGGCGCCGTACCGTTTGTTGTTGAACGCAAAAAACATGTGGTCAAAGAGGATGAGTGA